In Microbacterium sp. SLBN-146, one genomic interval encodes:
- a CDS encoding exodeoxyribonuclease III: MRLATWNVNSIRARVDRIVDFAVREHIDVLAMQEIKCKVEQFPFDRFEEAGFHVEAHGFSQWNGVAIASREPITDVRTSFPGMPGFAKGHEGPDAPQEARAIGATIGGVEVWSLYVPNGRSLGDPHYFYKLDWLAALTGYTQESLAQNPDLALALVGDFNIAPTDADNGDPTVVQGFATHVSPPEREAYGALLSAGVEDVVRPLVPTGFTYWDYKQLRFPRNEGMRIDFILGSHALAEAVTGATIHRNERKGEAPSDHVPVVVDLDLTGDDDDDRPMIF; this comes from the coding sequence ATGCGTCTGGCCACCTGGAACGTCAACTCGATCCGAGCCCGCGTCGACCGCATCGTCGACTTCGCGGTGCGAGAGCACATCGACGTGCTCGCGATGCAGGAGATCAAGTGCAAGGTCGAGCAGTTTCCGTTCGACCGGTTCGAAGAGGCGGGTTTCCACGTCGAGGCGCACGGGTTCTCGCAATGGAACGGCGTCGCGATCGCGAGCCGTGAGCCGATCACCGATGTGCGCACGTCCTTCCCCGGCATGCCCGGGTTCGCGAAAGGCCACGAGGGTCCCGACGCCCCCCAGGAGGCGCGGGCGATCGGCGCGACGATCGGCGGCGTCGAGGTGTGGAGCCTCTACGTGCCCAACGGCCGTTCGCTCGGCGATCCGCATTATTTCTACAAGCTCGACTGGCTCGCCGCACTGACCGGCTACACGCAGGAGAGCCTCGCGCAGAACCCCGATCTCGCCCTCGCGCTCGTGGGCGACTTCAACATCGCGCCGACGGATGCCGACAACGGCGATCCGACCGTCGTGCAGGGCTTCGCGACCCACGTCTCGCCGCCCGAGCGCGAGGCGTACGGTGCGCTTCTGTCTGCCGGAGTGGAAGACGTCGTGCGCCCGCTCGTGCCGACGGGCTTCACGTACTGGGACTACAAGCAGCTGCGGTTCCCCCGCAACGAGGGCATGCGCATCGACTTCATCCTCGGCTCGCACGCGCTCGCCGAAGCCGTCACGGGGGCGACGATCCACCGCAACGAGCGGAAGGGCGAAGCGCCCAGCGATCACGTGCCGGTCGTCGTCGACCTCGACCTGACGGGCGACGACGATGATGACCGCCCCATGATCTTCTAG
- a CDS encoding YdeI family protein, with protein sequence MLDDGEKVVAPDAATWRAWLEANHRTAPGAWLVRPRPGAAIELVAYEDAIVHALCFGWIDGPVRTFDETTGGLWFAPRRPSSGWAATNKARLQRIEAEGLMTEAGWRAVEVAKANGSWTILDNAEAGIEPDDLAAALDADPAARTAWDAFPKSTRKLGITNVDSARRPETRAARIAKLVADAARGVRP encoded by the coding sequence GTGCTCGACGACGGCGAGAAGGTCGTGGCGCCGGATGCCGCGACATGGCGCGCGTGGCTCGAGGCGAACCACCGCACAGCACCCGGCGCCTGGCTCGTCCGTCCTCGCCCCGGCGCTGCCATCGAACTCGTCGCCTACGAGGACGCGATCGTGCACGCCCTGTGCTTCGGATGGATCGACGGCCCCGTCCGCACCTTCGACGAGACGACGGGAGGGTTGTGGTTCGCGCCGCGCCGACCCTCGAGCGGGTGGGCGGCGACGAACAAGGCGCGCCTCCAGCGGATCGAGGCCGAGGGGCTCATGACAGAGGCGGGGTGGCGCGCCGTCGAGGTCGCCAAGGCCAACGGCTCTTGGACGATCCTCGACAACGCCGAGGCGGGAATCGAACCCGACGACCTCGCGGCGGCGCTCGACGCCGACCCTGCCGCGCGCACCGCGTGGGATGCCTTCCCCAAGTCGACGCGCAAGCTCGGCATCACGAACGTGGATTCCGCTCGCCGGCCAGAGACGCGCGCGGCGCGGATCGCGAAGCTCGTCGCGGATGCCGCAAGAGGGGTCCGCCCGTGA
- a CDS encoding ABC transporter permease yields MSTLTTPARRTQGPAAPNFAQSTWLVAEREIGSKLRSKSFLISFGILFGIALIGVVWAGFAAGNTSGTPVAVTSDAQQLLPSTAGLEITEVSDRAAAEDLVTAGDVDLAIVGDSASPTGFTVIAESDVSSTVLLGLSVPPTVELLDPAGAWNFVGYIVAIGFGFVFLLSAQMFGSTIAQSVVEEKQTRVVELLISAIPTRALLAGKVIGNTVLAMGQILILAAIIVVGLTVTGQTELLQGIGAPIIWFAIFFLFGFILLAALFAAAAAMVSRQEDIGSTTGPLILLIMAPYFLVIFLWNNATVLTVMSYVPFSAPVGMPMRLFLGQAEWWEPLLSLAILFVTCIAAILIGAKIYDNSLLRMGARVKLMDALRG; encoded by the coding sequence GTGAGCACCCTCACGACACCGGCCCGCCGCACGCAGGGGCCTGCCGCCCCCAACTTCGCTCAGAGCACGTGGCTCGTCGCCGAACGAGAGATCGGCTCGAAGCTGCGCAGCAAGTCGTTCCTCATCTCCTTCGGCATCCTTTTCGGGATCGCCCTCATCGGCGTCGTCTGGGCCGGCTTCGCGGCGGGGAACACCTCCGGCACGCCGGTCGCCGTCACGTCCGATGCGCAGCAGCTGCTGCCATCGACGGCGGGACTCGAGATCACGGAGGTGTCCGACCGCGCTGCGGCGGAAGACCTCGTGACGGCGGGCGACGTCGATCTCGCGATCGTCGGCGACTCCGCCTCCCCGACGGGGTTCACCGTCATCGCCGAGAGCGACGTCTCCTCGACCGTGCTGCTCGGACTGTCCGTCCCGCCGACCGTCGAGCTGCTCGATCCCGCGGGAGCATGGAACTTCGTCGGCTACATCGTCGCGATCGGCTTCGGGTTCGTCTTCCTCCTGTCGGCGCAGATGTTCGGCTCGACGATCGCGCAGAGCGTCGTCGAAGAGAAGCAGACGCGCGTCGTGGAGCTCCTCATCTCGGCGATCCCGACCCGCGCCCTTCTGGCCGGCAAGGTCATCGGGAACACCGTGCTCGCGATGGGTCAGATCCTCATCCTGGCGGCGATCATCGTCGTCGGTCTCACCGTCACGGGTCAGACCGAACTCCTCCAGGGCATCGGAGCGCCGATCATCTGGTTCGCGATCTTCTTCCTCTTCGGGTTCATCCTGCTCGCGGCGCTCTTCGCCGCGGCTGCCGCGATGGTCTCGCGGCAGGAGGACATCGGATCGACGACGGGCCCGCTCATCCTCCTGATCATGGCGCCGTACTTCCTCGTCATCTTCCTGTGGAACAACGCGACGGTCCTGACCGTCATGTCGTACGTGCCGTTCTCGGCTCCCGTCGGCATGCCGATGCGCCTCTTCCTGGGGCAGGCGGAGTGGTGGGAGCCGCTGCTCTCGCTCGCCATCCTGTTCGTCACGTGCATCGCCGCGATCCTCATCGGAGCGAAGATCTACGACAACTCCCTCCTGCGGATGGGCGCGCGCGTCAAGCTCATGGACGCTCTGCGCGGCTGA
- a CDS encoding dihydrofolate reductase family protein → MARGRIVIDLFTTLDGVAQAPGGPDEDPSNGFPWGGWQAPIPDAMVGEQVDAYIHSMDALLLGHRTYDIFAAYWPQHTDGPAGLIGRTFDAVPKYVASRRAFEPEWSGTTRIGDDIGHEVEALRHRHAEVHVVGSVDLVQTLLARELYDELRLWVYPVVLGEGKRVFPDAATPARLRLVEPPISGDGGVVQLRYAPAGSPITGDMEAVDRDG, encoded by the coding sequence ATGGCACGCGGACGCATCGTCATCGACCTGTTCACGACGCTCGACGGCGTGGCGCAGGCGCCCGGGGGACCCGACGAAGACCCGTCGAACGGATTCCCGTGGGGCGGATGGCAGGCTCCCATCCCCGATGCGATGGTCGGCGAGCAGGTCGACGCCTACATCCACTCGATGGACGCGTTGCTGCTCGGCCACCGGACCTACGACATCTTCGCGGCGTACTGGCCGCAGCACACCGACGGTCCAGCCGGGCTCATCGGGCGTACGTTCGACGCCGTGCCCAAGTACGTCGCATCGCGCCGGGCATTCGAGCCCGAGTGGTCCGGCACGACGCGGATCGGTGATGACATCGGCCACGAGGTCGAAGCCCTGCGGCACCGGCACGCCGAGGTCCATGTGGTCGGCAGCGTCGACCTCGTCCAAACGCTCCTCGCGCGGGAGCTCTACGACGAACTCCGGCTCTGGGTGTATCCCGTCGTCCTGGGTGAGGGCAAGAGAGTGTTCCCGGATGCCGCGACCCCCGCCCGACTCCGCCTCGTCGAGCCGCCGATCAGCGGCGACGGGGGCGTCGTGCAGCTGCGGTACGCGCCGGCGGGAAGCCCGATCACGGGCGACATGGAGGCCGTCGACCGAGACGGCTGA
- a CDS encoding HAD-IIA family hydrolase, which produces MRTRADIECWLTDMDGVLVHENTPIPGAAALLEHWRDTGTPFLVLTNNSIFTPRDLSARLRASGLVVPEQSIWTSALATADFLRSQMPGGTAFVIGEAGLTTALHEAGFIMTESDPDYVVVGETRNYSFEAITKAIRFIGAGARFIATNPDATGPSTEGVLPATGAISALITKATGREPYVVGKPNPMMFRSALNRIGAHSETTGMIGDRMDTDVVAGIEAGLHTVLVLTGISDVAEIQRYPFRPDEVLGSVADLLPSTEAETEFAEVL; this is translated from the coding sequence ATGCGCACGCGCGCCGATATCGAATGCTGGCTGACCGACATGGACGGCGTGCTCGTCCACGAGAACACGCCGATCCCGGGTGCCGCGGCGCTCCTCGAGCATTGGCGCGATACGGGCACTCCGTTCCTCGTGTTGACGAACAACTCGATCTTCACTCCGCGCGACCTCTCTGCGCGGCTCCGCGCGTCGGGTCTCGTGGTGCCCGAGCAGTCGATCTGGACGTCGGCGCTCGCGACGGCCGACTTCCTGCGCAGCCAGATGCCCGGCGGCACGGCCTTCGTCATCGGAGAGGCGGGGCTCACGACGGCGCTTCACGAAGCCGGTTTCATCATGACCGAGAGCGACCCCGACTACGTCGTCGTCGGCGAGACACGCAATTACTCCTTCGAAGCCATCACGAAGGCGATCCGGTTCATCGGCGCGGGTGCGCGTTTCATCGCGACGAATCCGGATGCCACGGGCCCGTCGACCGAGGGAGTCCTCCCGGCGACCGGTGCGATCTCGGCGCTCATCACGAAGGCGACCGGGCGTGAGCCGTACGTCGTCGGCAAGCCGAACCCCATGATGTTCCGCTCGGCGCTCAACCGCATCGGGGCGCACTCCGAGACGACCGGGATGATCGGCGACCGCATGGACACGGATGTCGTCGCCGGCATCGAGGCGGGACTCCACACCGTCCTCGTTCTCACCGGCATCAGTGATGTCGCCGAGATCCAGCGCTACCCCTTCCGACCCGACGAAGTGCTCGGCTCGGTCGCCGATCTCCTCCCGTCGACCGAGGCCGAGACCGAGTTCGCGGAAGTCCTCTAG
- a CDS encoding sensor histidine kinase, with protein MIDSSPPLRARTPVTRDGLRADVWLAGGLLVGAILSTALGSVAGLYGEDTPGMEWGLLYAVGLTVPLAFRRRAPVIAAVTVAVAFFIAVSFRIPEVYVGNIALFIALYTVGAWVDDRRRATIVRVSIIVAMFVWLLVTMFQSATSPDDDGLSRVGLFSPFVAFMLMQLLVNVAFFAGAYYMGDRAHVAALERAALEERTRELEAARDLAAAQAVTLDRVRIARELHDVVAHHVSAMGVQAGAARAVLEKDPDAARTALAGIEASARSALTDLRQLLETLREPGGEPTEGSTLRLDDIGSLVAHANENGLPTTFTVVGAPVDLPEVVQVNLYRITQEALTNARRHSGPDATADVRVRYGTDIELEIVSSGRNTSSGTRTGLGIVGMRERAAASGGRIEIGPRTRGGFLVRVKVPAPAAVLA; from the coding sequence ATGATCGACTCATCGCCGCCGCTGCGCGCGCGCACACCGGTCACTCGTGACGGTCTCCGTGCCGACGTGTGGCTCGCGGGAGGCCTCCTCGTCGGCGCGATCCTCAGCACGGCGCTCGGCTCGGTCGCAGGGCTCTACGGCGAGGACACCCCCGGAATGGAGTGGGGCCTCCTCTACGCGGTCGGTCTGACCGTTCCCCTCGCCTTCCGTCGCCGGGCGCCGGTCATCGCGGCGGTCACGGTCGCGGTCGCGTTCTTCATCGCCGTGTCGTTCCGCATCCCCGAGGTGTACGTCGGCAACATCGCGCTGTTCATCGCCCTCTACACGGTCGGCGCGTGGGTCGACGATCGGCGCAGGGCGACGATCGTCCGCGTCTCGATCATCGTGGCGATGTTCGTCTGGCTGCTCGTGACGATGTTCCAGTCCGCCACGTCGCCCGACGACGACGGACTGTCCCGAGTCGGACTCTTCTCACCGTTCGTCGCGTTCATGCTGATGCAGCTCCTGGTCAACGTCGCGTTCTTCGCCGGCGCTTACTACATGGGTGATCGCGCGCACGTCGCCGCGCTCGAGCGCGCGGCACTGGAGGAGCGGACACGCGAGCTCGAAGCGGCTCGCGACCTTGCCGCGGCGCAGGCCGTCACTCTGGACCGCGTCCGGATCGCACGCGAACTGCACGACGTCGTCGCCCACCACGTCTCGGCGATGGGCGTACAGGCGGGGGCGGCCCGCGCGGTGCTGGAGAAGGATCCGGATGCCGCGCGCACCGCGCTCGCGGGTATCGAGGCGTCGGCGCGGTCGGCCCTCACCGACCTGCGCCAGCTGCTCGAGACCCTGCGCGAGCCCGGCGGTGAGCCGACAGAGGGGTCGACGCTGCGCCTCGACGACATCGGGTCGCTCGTAGCGCACGCGAACGAGAACGGCCTCCCCACGACGTTCACAGTCGTCGGCGCCCCTGTCGACCTTCCCGAGGTCGTGCAGGTCAACCTCTATCGCATCACCCAGGAAGCGCTCACGAACGCCCGGCGGCACAGCGGGCCCGACGCGACGGCCGACGTGCGCGTGCGGTACGGCACGGACATCGAGCTCGAGATCGTCAGCAGCGGCCGCAACACGTCATCGGGGACCCGCACGGGGCTCGGCATCGTCGGAATGCGCGAGCGCGCGGCCGCGTCGGGCGGTCGCATCGAGATCGGTCCCCGCACGCGCGGCGGGTTCCTCGTGCGCGTGAAGGTTCCCGCTCCCGCGGCGGTGCTCGCGTGA
- a CDS encoding response regulator — MRAGFRMILEAQEDIEVVGEAADGEASVAAASALRPDVICMDVQMPVLDGIEATRRIVADPALTAAVVIVTTFDRDDYLFEALSAGASGFLLKNAGPEELVTAVRVAAAGDALLAPEVTRRVIERFAGQHPASPASSAASPSAARTTTGAIAAPLTDREEEVLRLVAQAMSNAEIAQRLYIGEATVKTHVSNILQKLGARDRVAAVVYAHQHGLA; from the coding sequence ATGCGGGCGGGCTTCCGGATGATCCTCGAAGCGCAGGAGGACATCGAGGTCGTCGGCGAGGCGGCCGACGGTGAGGCGTCTGTCGCCGCGGCATCCGCCCTCCGCCCGGACGTGATCTGCATGGACGTTCAGATGCCGGTCCTCGACGGAATCGAGGCGACCCGCCGGATCGTCGCCGACCCCGCACTGACCGCCGCCGTCGTGATCGTGACGACCTTCGACCGCGACGACTACCTGTTCGAGGCCCTTTCGGCAGGAGCGAGCGGCTTCCTCCTCAAGAACGCCGGTCCGGAAGAGCTCGTGACGGCCGTACGGGTCGCGGCGGCCGGCGACGCCCTCCTGGCACCCGAGGTCACACGGCGGGTGATCGAGCGGTTCGCGGGGCAGCATCCCGCCTCCCCCGCGTCGTCGGCGGCGAGTCCGTCGGCCGCGCGCACGACGACCGGCGCCATCGCCGCCCCGCTCACCGACCGTGAAGAGGAAGTGCTGCGGCTCGTCGCACAGGCGATGAGCAACGCCGAGATCGCGCAGCGCCTCTACATCGGGGAGGCGACCGTCAAGACGCACGTGTCGAACATCCTGCAGAAGCTCGGGGCGAGGGACCGCGTCGCCGCCGTCGTCTACGCACACCAGCACGGCCTCGCCTGA
- a CDS encoding FAD-dependent oxidoreductase — translation MQTHDVIVVGAGLAGLRCALELARAGRDVVVLEESSRVGGRQRTDRVDGFLLDRGFQVLNPAYPALRTSADVSELGLRPFPVGVRVHRGAGAVTLAHPLRHPQLIPATLGSGLVTPASVRALLRWLAPAVRPHAMTAGADATFAEAWDAAGLDGPIRDELLRPFLSGVLADDTGETSNSYVLLLMRLFARARPGVPTHGIAALPAQLARRGAAAGADIRLDRRVRKLRRRGGQWEVTVRGEGAMRARDVVVAVGPETIARFTPLDPPPTRGLQTWWFAAESPPDSALLTLDGTADGPIVNTLAMSLSAPSYAPVGRHLVQATCLLGPSSSATHRDVRDQLVGLWGRDAATWELLRRDDLPHALPALPPPLKRPSPSHLGDGLHVAGDHRDTPSIQGALGSGERAARGVLARTA, via the coding sequence ATGCAGACGCACGACGTCATCGTGGTGGGCGCAGGGCTCGCGGGACTTCGGTGCGCGCTCGAGCTCGCGCGCGCCGGCCGCGACGTCGTCGTGCTCGAGGAGTCGTCGCGGGTCGGCGGGCGCCAGCGCACCGACAGGGTCGACGGGTTCCTCCTCGACCGGGGTTTCCAGGTGCTCAACCCCGCCTACCCCGCACTGCGGACATCGGCCGACGTGTCGGAGCTGGGGCTCCGGCCCTTCCCCGTCGGGGTGCGTGTGCACCGTGGGGCCGGTGCCGTGACGCTCGCGCATCCGCTGCGGCATCCTCAGCTCATCCCCGCGACGCTCGGAAGCGGACTCGTGACGCCCGCGTCGGTTCGTGCGCTGCTGCGCTGGCTCGCGCCCGCCGTCCGGCCGCACGCGATGACGGCAGGCGCCGACGCGACCTTTGCGGAGGCGTGGGATGCCGCGGGACTCGACGGTCCGATCCGCGACGAACTGCTCCGACCGTTCCTGTCCGGCGTGCTCGCCGACGATACGGGGGAGACATCGAACTCCTACGTTCTTCTGCTCATGAGGCTCTTCGCGCGTGCGCGTCCGGGGGTTCCCACCCACGGCATCGCGGCGCTTCCCGCCCAACTCGCGCGCCGGGGGGCCGCGGCAGGTGCGGACATCCGGCTCGACCGCCGAGTACGGAAGCTCCGGCGCCGAGGAGGGCAGTGGGAAGTCACCGTTCGCGGCGAGGGGGCGATGCGTGCCAGGGACGTCGTCGTCGCCGTCGGGCCCGAGACGATCGCACGATTCACGCCGCTCGATCCGCCGCCGACGAGGGGCCTTCAGACGTGGTGGTTCGCGGCCGAATCCCCGCCCGATTCCGCCCTCCTGACGCTCGACGGCACGGCCGACGGGCCGATCGTCAACACGCTCGCGATGTCGCTCAGCGCTCCGTCGTACGCTCCGGTGGGGCGCCACCTCGTGCAGGCGACGTGCCTGCTCGGGCCGTCGTCGTCCGCGACGCACCGCGACGTCCGCGACCAGCTCGTGGGGCTGTGGGGGAGGGATGCCGCGACGTGGGAGCTGCTGCGTCGCGACGATCTGCCACACGCCCTCCCCGCGCTCCCGCCGCCGCTGAAGCGGCCGTCGCCCTCCCACCTCGGCGACGGACTGCACGTCGCGGGCGACCACCGCGACACTCCGTCGATCCAGGGAGCGCTGGGGTCGGGAGAACGCGCCGCGCGCGGCGTCCTGGCCCGGACCGCTTGA
- the pyrE gene encoding orotate phosphoribosyltransferase, with product MTVSSTPELEADRQYLIALIEDEAVFHGDFTLSSGKQATYYVDMRKLTLDHRAAPAIGRIMLDLIRGVDDIVAVGGLTLGADPIANAIMHESSRTHRPLDAFVVRKEPKDHGRGRQVEGADVAGKRVVVVEDTSTTGQSALKAVEALRREGAEPVAVAVIVDRKTGAQAAVEAEGLVWLAAVDLDDLGLDAQ from the coding sequence ATGACCGTGTCCTCGACGCCCGAGCTCGAAGCAGACCGCCAGTACCTCATCGCCCTCATCGAGGACGAGGCGGTGTTCCACGGCGACTTCACCCTCTCGTCGGGGAAGCAGGCGACCTATTACGTCGACATGCGCAAGCTGACGCTCGACCATCGTGCGGCCCCCGCGATCGGCCGCATCATGCTCGACCTGATCCGCGGCGTCGACGACATCGTCGCCGTCGGAGGGTTGACGCTCGGCGCCGACCCGATCGCGAACGCCATCATGCACGAGTCGTCGCGGACGCACCGCCCGCTCGACGCCTTCGTCGTGCGCAAGGAGCCGAAGGACCACGGCCGAGGCCGCCAGGTCGAGGGAGCCGATGTCGCGGGCAAGCGCGTCGTCGTCGTCGAAGACACGTCGACGACGGGCCAGTCGGCGCTCAAGGCGGTCGAGGCGCTGCGCCGCGAGGGGGCCGAACCCGTCGCCGTCGCCGTCATCGTCGACCGCAAGACCGGCGCGCAGGCGGCTGTCGAAGCCGAAGGGCTCGTGTGGCTCGCCGCCGTCGACCTCGACGACCTCGGCCTCGACGCGCAGTAG
- a CDS encoding VOC family protein, whose protein sequence is MFDTDRAFGGFSVDDIDAARTFYRDTLELDVHDNEMGFLELRLSSGGHILIYGKPNHEPASFTILNFPVDDIDAAVDALNAKGVQTKIYGDDEFPSDSKGIVREVGGPPIAWFRDPAGNVLAVLES, encoded by the coding sequence ATGTTCGATACCGACCGCGCCTTCGGGGGTTTCTCCGTCGATGACATCGATGCGGCGCGCACGTTCTATCGCGACACGCTCGAGCTCGACGTCCACGACAACGAGATGGGCTTCCTCGAGCTGCGACTCTCGTCGGGAGGGCACATCCTCATCTACGGGAAGCCGAACCACGAGCCCGCGAGCTTCACGATCCTGAACTTCCCCGTCGACGACATCGACGCCGCCGTGGACGCCCTCAACGCGAAGGGCGTGCAGACGAAGATCTACGGGGATGACGAGTTCCCCTCCGACTCGAAGGGCATCGTCCGCGAGGTCGGCGGCCCCCCGATCGCCTGGTTCCGCGATCCCGCGGGCAACGTCCTCGCCGTCCTCGAGTCCTGA
- a CDS encoding ABC transporter ATP-binding protein, which produces MLTLTGITKSYGGRRVLDDIGFDVRPGRLTGFVGGNGAGKTTTMRIILGVLAKDDGVVALDGAAVTAADRRSFGYMPEERGLYPKMKVLDQVVYLARLHGFSKSDATERARALLEELGLGERLGDNIETLSLGNQQRAQIAAALVHDPKVLILDEPFSGLDPLAVDVVATVLQQRAADGASVLFSSHQLDVVERLCDDLVIIAGGTIRAAGPRDELRAQHSNRRYELVSTGDAGWLRDEPGVDVHDFDGGYALFDVDSDETAQRILRRAVEQGDVASFSPQHPSLAQIFKEVIQ; this is translated from the coding sequence ATGCTGACTCTGACCGGCATCACGAAGAGCTACGGCGGACGCCGCGTGCTCGACGACATCGGCTTCGACGTCCGCCCGGGGCGCCTGACGGGCTTCGTCGGCGGCAACGGAGCGGGCAAGACGACGACGATGCGCATCATCCTCGGGGTGCTCGCGAAAGACGACGGCGTCGTCGCGCTCGACGGAGCGGCCGTCACGGCCGCCGACCGGCGTTCGTTCGGGTACATGCCCGAAGAGCGGGGCCTGTACCCGAAGATGAAGGTGCTCGACCAGGTCGTCTACCTCGCACGCCTGCACGGGTTCTCGAAGTCCGACGCGACGGAGCGCGCGCGTGCACTGCTCGAGGAACTCGGCCTCGGCGAGCGCCTCGGCGACAACATCGAGACACTGTCGCTCGGAAACCAGCAGCGCGCGCAGATCGCCGCCGCCCTCGTCCACGATCCGAAGGTGCTGATCCTCGACGAGCCGTTCTCGGGTCTCGATCCGCTCGCCGTCGATGTCGTCGCGACCGTTCTGCAGCAGCGGGCAGCCGACGGAGCCTCGGTCCTCTTCTCCTCGCACCAGCTCGATGTCGTCGAGCGGCTGTGCGACGACCTCGTCATCATCGCCGGTGGAACGATCCGGGCGGCCGGCCCGCGTGACGAACTGCGAGCGCAGCACTCGAACCGTCGCTACGAGCTCGTTTCGACGGGCGACGCCGGCTGGCTCCGTGACGAGCCGGGCGTCGACGTGCACGACTTCGACGGGGGCTATGCCCTGTTCGACGTCGATTCCGACGAGACGGCGCAGCGGATCCTCCGTCGTGCCGTCGAGCAGGGAGACGTCGCGAGCTTCTCGCCGCAGCATCCGTCCCTCGCCCAGATCTTCAAGGAGGTCATCCAGTGA
- a CDS encoding SDR family NAD(P)-dependent oxidoreductase — MPRAAWSLPDLTGRTYLITGSNAGLGYFSTEHLVRAGARVVMTGRNPNRLATARAAVRRRVPGLALEQLETLLLDTSNLGSVRAAAATVRGWGKIDGLLLNAGIVHPPSRRETTADGHEIVFATNVLGHFALAGELLVPLAAALGRMVWLGSMSTSLTPYNPVDPQLTEGYSAWRAYVQSKVATTALGLEADRRLRAARIPVASVVAHPGYSTSGRTVGIAGVNEPSKVGRFADNLQAPVTQSKEEGALPLVHALAGAGVESGTFWGPRFALHGTPRRATPARITRDPDIARRLWTVAEEATGVHWP, encoded by the coding sequence GTGCCACGAGCCGCCTGGAGCCTTCCCGACCTCACCGGCCGCACGTACCTCATCACGGGGTCGAACGCGGGTCTCGGGTACTTCTCGACGGAGCACCTCGTGCGCGCAGGTGCCCGCGTCGTCATGACGGGGCGCAACCCGAATCGCCTGGCGACAGCACGGGCGGCCGTACGTCGACGGGTGCCCGGTCTCGCTCTCGAGCAGTTGGAGACCCTGCTGCTCGACACGAGCAACCTGGGCTCGGTCCGAGCGGCGGCGGCGACGGTCCGCGGGTGGGGCAAGATCGACGGCCTCCTCCTGAACGCGGGAATCGTCCATCCGCCGTCACGCAGGGAGACGACGGCCGACGGACACGAGATCGTCTTCGCGACGAACGTGCTCGGACATTTCGCGCTCGCGGGGGAGCTGCTCGTCCCGCTCGCGGCGGCACTCGGCCGTATGGTGTGGCTCGGCAGCATGTCGACGTCGCTCACGCCCTACAACCCCGTCGATCCGCAGCTCACGGAGGGATACTCCGCGTGGCGCGCCTATGTCCAGTCGAAGGTCGCGACGACCGCGCTCGGGCTCGAGGCGGATCGGCGGCTCCGGGCAGCGCGCATCCCCGTCGCGAGCGTCGTGGCGCACCCGGGGTACTCGACGAGCGGACGGACGGTCGGCATCGCCGGCGTCAACGAGCCGTCGAAGGTGGGCCGCTTCGCCGACAATCTGCAGGCGCCCGTCACGCAGTCGAAGGAGGAGGGCGCGCTCCCGCTCGTGCACGCGCTCGCCGGCGCGGGCGTGGAGAGCGGCACGTTCTGGGGGCCGCGCTTCGCGCTGCACGGCACGCCTCGTCGCGCGACCCCCGCCCGCATCACGCGCGACCCCGACATCGCCCGCCGCCTGTGGACCGTCGCGGAGGAGGCCACCGGCGTCCACTGGCCCTGA
- a CDS encoding NADPH-dependent FMN reductase, whose protein sequence is MTDRTIGYIVGSISSTSINRRLAKALERLAPEGTTLVEIPIKDLPFYSQDFDADFPQVARDFKQAIDDVDGVIIVTPEYSRSIPGVLKNALDWSARPWGQGSFNGKPTAVIGTSGGPIGTAAAQQHLKAILSHYNAPTLGQPEAYIQSLPGVFTDTGEVTDDQMAEFLVGYLEAFGTLVDRYARVPVSA, encoded by the coding sequence ATGACCGACCGCACCATCGGCTACATCGTCGGCAGCATCTCGTCGACGTCGATCAACCGGCGACTCGCCAAGGCGCTCGAGCGTCTGGCTCCCGAGGGCACGACGCTCGTGGAGATCCCGATCAAGGATCTGCCCTTCTACTCGCAGGACTTCGATGCCGACTTCCCGCAGGTCGCGCGTGACTTCAAGCAGGCCATCGACGACGTCGACGGTGTCATCATCGTGACGCCCGAGTACAGCCGCTCGATCCCCGGCGTCCTCAAGAACGCCCTCGACTGGTCGGCGCGCCCGTGGGGTCAGGGTTCCTTCAACGGCAAGCCGACCGCCGTCATCGGAACCTCCGGTGGCCCGATCGGGACGGCCGCGGCGCAGCAGCACCTCAAGGCGATCCTGAGCCACTACAACGCTCCGACCCTCGGGCAGCCCGAGGCGTACATCCAGTCCCTCCCCGGTGTCTTCACCGACACGGGAGAAGTGACCGACGACCAGATGGCCGAGTTCCTCGTCGGCTACCTCGAGGCCTTCGGGACGCTCGTCGACCGCTACGCACGGGTGCCCGTCTCGGCCTGA